Sequence from the Priestia megaterium genome:
AAAAGTTTCCGGAGGCACATCAGGTGTAGTGACCAAGAAGCCGGAATACAAGCTGACGTTGGAAGCCTCTATGATATTAAAACAGCTGCTCGAAGAAAAAGGCATAACCGTAAAGCTTACTCGGAGTTCTGATAATGTAGATATCAGCAACCGGGAACGAGCGGAGCTTGCGAACAATTCGAAAGCTGACTTATACGTACGTATACATGCAGATGGTTCTGAAAATGCTTCTGTAAAAGGATTTTCTGTGCTCACTCCTGCAGAAGATAATTCCTATACGAAGTCTATTTATCAAAGCAGTCTGCAGGCATCTCAGGCTATTCTGACAGAGGTGAAAAAAGATCAGTTTGTCGAAGCAGACGGCATTCGCTATCGCAGTGATCTTTCAGGATTTAACTGGTCGACTGTACCTGTAACGCTAGTTGAACTGGGGTATATGACGAATCCAGAAGAAGACCGGAACCTGTCTGATAAGGCTTATCTTACAAAGCTGATGAATCATGTTGCAGATGGTATAGCGGCATATGAAGAAATGACAAAATAAAAGGTGAAAAGACCTATAAAAGCGTGTGACTAAATCAATTGATTTATGTCACACGTTTTTTTTGCCGTTCATATGATATAAAAAAGCGTTTTTTCGACAAAAAAATGGACGAGCAGAAAAGAAAACTGGGTAAAATGCTTTAATTTTTATAGAACTGTGTCGATATAACGAGTGCTATTAAAATGCGTTAGACAGTACATGAAAATGGGGGAACAAGATGAGAAAGTTAACGACATTAGCTTTAGTACTAAGCGTACTGCTGTTTCAATTCACGCCGCTTGCTAGCGTGAAAGCTGAAACGGTAGAACCAGTTGTGTCTGTAAAATTAGTAAACTATTTAGGAGATCAGCATGCAATTACAATTAAGCCGTCTTATTTATACACTATTAAAAACTCGGATTTGGTCTTAAAGGCAAATACAGAGTATACGGTAACGGCAACAACTCAAGGTGTCACTCTAAAACAAGGAACCGCTGTCTTAGGTGATTTTACAAGCTTTGAAATTACACCGTCTCTTTATAAAAATCCCGTATCTATTAACGGCAGACAGTACTTAGGGGACGTTGCGTTTACAAATGAAAAAGGAACTTACGTCAGACCTGTTAATACGCTGCCGATTGAAGACTATTTAAAAGGTGTTGTGCCAAATGAAGTCTATACATCTTGGAATCTGCAAGCCTTAAAAACTCAGGCAGTAGCAGCGAGAACATACGCAATGAGCTATGCAGAAAAAGTGATCAATGACACGGTAAGCTATCAAGTATACGGTGGCTATACGTGGTACGACAGCACAAACAAAGCAGTAGATGAGACATTTGGACAAGTAGTAACGTACAACAATAAATTAATCAACGCCGTTTTCTCATCAAGCAACGGTGGAAGAACCGAATCAAACAGCAACGCCTGGGGAGGAACTCAGCTTTCTTATTTCCCGGTGAAAGAAGATCCATACGATAAGCAGACGCCGTGGACGTTAGCTATTCAAAAAACGCAAATTGATTTAACAGGAAAAGATTTAGCTAACTATAGCGCTTGGTGGAATACGGTTTCTGAAAAAGATAAAACCGTTACAGATAATTTGAAGTCATGGTTAGTAGCCAATAAGCATCCTGGTAAAACCATTAAAATTACGTCTATTCCAAAGGTGAGTTTTTATGCTCCTTCATCAGGAGGTCGTGTGACTAAAGGTGCGATTACAGTGGACTACCTCGTTAAAGGAGATGTAGACAGTTCGCAAAAACTAGTAGTTCATCATTTGGAATTAACAGATTTAACATCGACGAAGCTAAAATCGATGTTAAACAGCCGTGCGATGCTTAGTCTGCTTGTAACGGAAACAAATGAAACAAGCACATCAACAACTTTTAATGGTAAAGGAAATGGACACGGTGTTGGAATGAGTCAATACGGTGCTCAAAAAATGGCAAGCCTAGGAAAAGACTATCGTGAAATTTTAGATTTTTATTATCCAACAACTACTCTTTTAAGTTTTTATACAACAAAATATCCGCGAAAAGAACAGGAGCAAGAAGCACCGAAAGATACGGTTGCGCCTGATGCACCTTCAGTTAATGCACTAGGAGACAACCAAACATCGCTTACGGGCGTAACAGAACCAAATGCTTCGGTTATTGCAAAAGTGGAAAATGAAGTAATTGGAACGGGGCTTGCTGATGAAGCCGGAAAATTTGCAATTACGATTGCCAAGCAGCCAGCAGATACAAAAGTGTCGGTAACGTCTAAAGATGCAGCTGAAAATGAAAGCACGGCCACAGTAGTGACCGTAACGGATCAAACGCCGCCTTCTGTTCCAATTGTAAATGAAGTAAGTGACCAAGATACGACCGTAACAGGCGTAACAGAAGCAAACGCCGCCGTGACGGTAAAAGCCGGCAGTGCGATGTTCTCTACAGTAGCGGATGGTAACGGTAAATTTACTGTTTCAATTCCAGTACAAATAGGCGGAACAACAATAGCGGTAAGTGCAAAAGATAAAGCAGGAAACGAAAGCCAAGCGCCTTCTTTTGTGGTTAAATCTACGTTAAAAGCACCGCTTGCACCAAAAGTAAATGCAGTAAGTGATCAAGACACAATGATTAAAGGAACAGCTGAAGCAAA
This genomic interval carries:
- a CDS encoding Ig-like domain-containing protein, which encodes MRKLTTLALVLSVLLFQFTPLASVKAETVEPVVSVKLVNYLGDQHAITIKPSYLYTIKNSDLVLKANTEYTVTATTQGVTLKQGTAVLGDFTSFEITPSLYKNPVSINGRQYLGDVAFTNEKGTYVRPVNTLPIEDYLKGVVPNEVYTSWNLQALKTQAVAARTYAMSYAEKVINDTVSYQVYGGYTWYDSTNKAVDETFGQVVTYNNKLINAVFSSSNGGRTESNSNAWGGTQLSYFPVKEDPYDKQTPWTLAIQKTQIDLTGKDLANYSAWWNTVSEKDKTVTDNLKSWLVANKHPGKTIKITSIPKVSFYAPSSGGRVTKGAITVDYLVKGDVDSSQKLVVHHLELTDLTSTKLKSMLNSRAMLSLLVTETNETSTSTTFNGKGNGHGVGMSQYGAQKMASLGKDYREILDFYYPTTTLLSFYTTKYPRKEQEQEAPKDTVAPDAPSVNALGDNQTSLTGVTEPNASVIAKVENEVIGTGLADEAGKFAITIAKQPADTKVSVTSKDAAENESTATVVTVTDQTPPSVPIVNEVSDQDTTVTGVTEANAAVTVKAGSAMFSTVADGNGKFTVSIPVQIGGTTIAVSAKDKAGNESQAPSFVVKSTLKAPLAPKVNAVSDQDTMIKGTAEANATVIVKNGSLQLAAGNTDAKGNYSISIAKQKAGSTLSVTAQNAGGTSSATAVTVQDKTAPAAPKVNAVSDQDTKVTGTAEANSTVTVKVGTTTVGTAKAGANGAFSVAISLQKANTKLSVQAKDAAGNNSAVSTVIVTAKQKAPVKPTVNEVSDRSTAVTGTAEANATVIIKNGSLQLAAGKADTKGTYSISIAKQKAGSKLSVTAGNTAGVSPVVTVTVQDKTAPVTPKVNAVSNQDTVVTGSTEAGAEVHVKIDKKVIGKGNAKSDGTFSITIPKQSASTKLAVIAKDAANNYSSNTFVTVSDAQTKPALPTVNTLTEKSTAVTGTGEKNASIYIKVGGKIIASGKIDGNGKFSVKIPAQKAGTEVTAVLQNKVGYSPYKIVKVQDTTPPAPPAVNAVTSLSTSISGKTEANAVITIKSGTKLIASGKADGKGQFKVTIPKQKAGVKLAVTAKDAAGNTSSATNVSVK
- a CDS encoding N-acetylmuramoyl-L-alanine amidase family protein, whose protein sequence is MKRLVWSYGIGIVAIIAVLSFFFMMKGQTEKAVVSGNVPKAHAQGERVKQPISQFRAVQPHEAGNEVKNVKNNMPEKADPPPFLVYIDPGHQSQANLEKEPIGPGAAETKIKVSGGTSGVVTKKPEYKLTLEASMILKQLLEEKGITVKLTRSSDNVDISNRERAELANNSKADLYVRIHADGSENASVKGFSVLTPAEDNSYTKSIYQSSLQASQAILTEVKKDQFVEADGIRYRSDLSGFNWSTVPVTLVELGYMTNPEEDRNLSDKAYLTKLMNHVADGIAAYEEMTK